In Colletotrichum destructivum chromosome 1, complete sequence, the sequence GGAGTCAAGTGGCTGGATGCCAATCTCGGTCAGCGGCCTCGCCAATGATGGACGCTACAGGGCCGCTTCAGAGTTCGCCCGAGCCTCCCGTCATGCCCCAGGTCTGACGAATCCAACCATACCTTTCTCACCTTGTCCGTCACGACAGGCTTCGCCAGCAGCCTCCGCCCCGCAGTTGCTGACCACGATCTCTGCGGCCAGGTTCTACTCACAACGAAATTGTGCTGGTTGGATGGATTGCACTATCCCGGGAGTTTCTTCGGTGTTGAACTACATAGGGGAAAGGAGGAAAGACAGCCATCCTAGGGAtcctggaggaggaggaccgcAAGACGATGGTGACACCTTGATCAAAGGAAACAAAACACGTCGCTAATGTCACCCCTACAGCCGACCGATTGTAAACGCAAGCCTGTCCTAAGCGCTACACCCTCTTTGGTGAGAAGATGGCCCCTACCCGAAGTCAATTAGCACGTCTGAAGGCCCTGGAGCGAGCACCAAAGGTTGTTGCTATAGGGCACCTTCAGGGCCTTGGCTGGTGATCTCGGTAACGGACCATGCAACAAGTGTTCTGTCTTTTTCACGGAGGTGTGTCCCCGGAAGATGGCTAGTTCTCTTGGACGCAAGCATGTGAACTTGCCCATCCGAGTCTCTAAGTACAGTGGCGTGTAATCGTACAGTGGGTGGTCAGAAGGTTGAATACACCCCGTATCTAACGGATGCCCACGTCCCCCGAGGTGTGAAGTACCTCGTGGTCTGAACGAAATTATTGTGCCATGGCGCCTTCCGTATTCCGGCCACCCCCTTCTGCCCGTCTCACCAGTCCATCAACGCTATTTACCCCCTTGGCCCCTCGAGGAACTGGGAGACAGGCGGCCCAACTCCGAAAGAACCTCTTGATGACGTATATCTCTTGCTTATATAATGGGGAGATTAGTCTAGGTACGCTCTCCCAATCAACCGCCCAAAACAAATTCTTCTGATGATAGTGGGAAGTGTGAACAGGGACCTCAACCTGCCACTATACTGATCTCTGTTCCCAATACGGAAAGCTGGGCGAGAATGAACAAGCCAGCAGGCGCTCCTCGGCGCAAAGACTGCCCCGAATACGACGTCTTTCGATCGTTCATTTTCCGTACTGCGCATGCTGGTGAAGCCAAGCCTGGCGAATCCTTAAACCGGCTGTCTGATGTTGGTGCGACTGGGGCATGTGGCCAGATCCTACACTGGGCCTGATCTGAGGCTTGGCTAGCCAGCGAGCGAAAGTGACAGATTGACTCCAGTTGCGGCTCTGGGACCCTGGCCCCTGTCCGTTCCTTTGCTGATCACTGTAGGAGGGTGTCTCCAAGGTCATATGCATGTCGCAAGCAAGACCCCACCTGGCGAGTCCACACCCTAGGCGTCTTGTTTCCTTTGTTATCCCTGCCGATGGAATGGACCCATACGCAAGCTAGCGCTGCATGATAGGTGCAGCCAGTTCATCCGCTAGTTGGGAGCATGCTCAGGCGGTTTGTCCACGCTCGGGTACTTCCTCGATGTATCTACCAGGCTTATAAAGGAAGCTAGCTATCTGGGTGCACGGACCGCCTCAGCTCCGCATCTCTGTCTGAATAGCCACCCCTGCATCGTACGCCATTTCCAGCGGGCCGCTCAGCGACGCACCTGAAGTGAGGGTCATCGGTACGTATCGTTGCGTCCAACATATTTCACCAGACACCATCAACGACATACCTGGCAAACCAGTCACTCGCCTGGCGACTGCAGCTGCCAGCCGGGCAAACATCACATTCGAGGAAGCCTGTGCCGCGCTTGACGCAGACACGGCAGGGATCACGGGCCGGCCAATCGCGGACCTCCCACGGACCCGTGTACGTTGACATCTTGCACTCAAGGATTGCAACTTTTTGTCGAGTCGGTAGGTTGCTGGGAATACCCTTCCCTCTGATAGTGAGAAAAAAGGAGAGCGCCCAGCTAGCTACCAAGTTACGTAAACCACCAAGTGAATGACCTTTTCCGCTCATGCGTGGTGCGGCCATTGTTGCTAAGCATCGTCAGGtcccatcatcgccgccatgtcAACCGACTCACACACGCTGTTGACTTCTTGACTAAAACGCTTCAGATTGACTTCCCGAGAAACAACTCACCGCTACCGGCTTTGAGGACTTTGTTTCCTTATCTGGTTCCGACACCGTTGCCTGACTCGACATTAACGTCACACGCAGACGAACGCGTTACAATATCGTCCATTATTGAAAACGCGAAGGGCTTGTTTGACAAATGCCCTAACATCCTTGATACCGACGTGAAAGAACGCCTGCTTGTGGTTGGCGACCTTCATGGTAAGTCGAATATAAACGGGCGTTTCCCAATACTGACGTCTCAAGGCGACCTATGGAACCTGGCTGTTATCCTCAAGGAGAATGGCCAACCTTCAACAGAAACAGAGTATGTCTTCAATGGCGACATGGTTGACCGAGTACCTTTTTCATTGGATGCGTCCTCGCCAAAATTGAGAGAGTAATTCTTTCCCGAACTTGAAGCCGGTCTTGTGATAGGTCTTGTGGAGCCATATCCGGAGCCGAAGCCGGTGCTGGCAGTGAACCTTGCACCAGAGTTGGTCGGGGCCTATTCAAACGGCAGCGTAGGCTTCGGACGTCGGCTGGGCTTCATGTGTCAGCTGGTGTCATCTTCGAGAACCCATCAGTCCTGGGAAAGCCTTAAACTATCGAATTATACGAGCTGTCGTGTGCGCGAACTGGGAGGGTCAAAATCAATACCACGGGCCTCAGGAGGATCCTCTAGACATCACCGATCATCACCATGAACTGCCACCGAACATCACTATATCTGCAGCGAGCCAGCTCGGTCATTTGGTCTCATATTATGCTGCCTACCTCCCAACCCGACAGCATCATAATGGCATCGGCTCGGTCGGAACAGAGGGTCTTAAACCAGACTATGTTAGGATCAGGACGACCAAGAGAgccgcccgcggccgccTTCGTGTTTTAATTCCGTCCATTGAACTCTTTTCGGTAGTCGTGGAAGCAGCGAGCCCACGTGCAACCGTGTCACAAGTGGTTAGGCTCTCACAAGCCACTAGTGATGTTCATTTTGATTCCAGGATAAATGGCAAAATGTACATTGTCATCTTAGGATGACTCCAGTGATAACATGTGCTCGCATCTACGACGATCACCGACGAAGAACAAGGCCCGAAGTAGACAATCACGCATTTACCCTGGTGGTTGAAACAGTAATGGTACAGGCGGTAGCTAAGGCTGTGGCTATTGTCCTTATGACTATACGATTGTTACAACCTGTCGACTACCAGCCCTTGGCGTTGTAGCCTTGGTTGGCCAATTCCGAAAAATACTCGGAATTGGGGATCTggttgtccttgtccttgaggcACACCTTCTCGGGGTACTGCTTCAAGTTGGCCACGTCGTGCGAGGTGTGACGCCTCTTGAGGACGGCgttggccgtcgacgactttTGTTGATGCTCCCAGAGGAGGTTGCGACAGAGAGACTCTGTCAGCTCTGTTGCCAGCATGTTGCGGCGCGTCGTTCGGGGCGACAGGACCTCCTGGGAGTGGTTATGGCTTGCCGTCGTGTGGATGGGCCGAGCGGCGGACCAAAGCACGTCGTTAATGGGCTGAGGAGAAGAGCGAATGCCGCGCTTCATCATCAGAGGCGCGTCATCCGAATCGTTGGGGGACACAGCCAGCGTGGGAAGAGCTGGGTGACTGGTGCGCGACCAGGGGAGTGCTGAGGGAGATTGAGAGGCGATGTTGCCAAGGTCCTTGCTGGTGTGGTGCTTCTGCTCAATCATGAGCGTGATGAGCGAGCGGCGAGATGTCAGGTTGACCTTGGGGTCGACGCGCTGGAAGAACGTCTTTTGACCGATGCTCAGGTTGGTTTTCTCCTCGATTTCATCTTCCCAGCCCGTCgatgcgtcgtcgtcatcaatGGCGGTCTCGTCAACGTAATCCGTATCGGAGTTCTCTAGGTCGCCGGACGTGACGTGGCATTCTTCGTCTCTGCTGCGGTTGCTCGTCCAGGAGTTTTGCCTCTGAATTCTCGGGCGAGTCTCGAGAGGAACGGACAGTGGGGTAAAGTcagcggcctcgacgtcgttcTCGGACTCGACACTGCCAGATAGTGGAGGAGTGTCGTGTAATCCGTTGTGTTGAGGGATCTCTTTGAGTGGAATCGTCGCGGTTATGGAAGCCTGCCCCCCCTCGCCGCAGCAGATTGTTGCACGGTTCCACAGGCGCCAACAGAGGCTCTTTAACCCGCGGCCCTTTCGAACAGACTCTGCGAAGACTGTAGCAAGTACGTCAGTGGTTGCCAGCTACTCTAAGTACTGGGCCAGGTGCGTACCAGTGCACATACTGCAGATGTTTCTCGAATTCGAGGTGTCGAACTTGTTGACGACGTTGGTGTCTATAGTCAGGACGTCAGTTTGGAGAGGGTACGGCATCGTGGGCGACGTCTTCTGGAGGTCTATACTCTGAAGCAAATTGTCGTAGGCAAGGCCCCCCATTCTAGGCGAACACAAGAGCAAGAGCAAATGTAAACGAGTGATAGATTGTTGAAGCGACGCAACCTTTGCTCTTAGGGGGCTCTAGTTGATTTATCACTCCCGTAGCCACGACTTGTGGACGGTACGATACCGCGATCTGGGACTGTCGCAGCAGATCCGCGACCCTGCAGTCGGGCAAGGGAAAAGCGACGTCGTTTCCATTTTCGCACCCTGCACACGCCTGCCATCTTTCTGGTTGGCCAATTCTGAGCGCCCACTGACTGACTGTCGGCGCTCGACCCGCTTAAGTCACAGGCTGGCACTCTCTTCAACGTGACTTGGTCGAGTCGCGCTAACGCTTCGGAAAGCGTGGGGGCAGAGTTTGCAGGGGAAGATTAGTGTTGGTACTCAACGGGCGGAGCGGGTACTTCCGACTGTGGCTTTCCGCCAGCACCCATCCAGGAAGCTGTCAGGGCTGGAACATAGTGGGCCATCAATCGGGCGAGATACAGGTCAGTGCGCCCTGACGGTGTTTTGACCGGCCCAGGGTGACAAAGTCTATATGCAACGGGTTGATCTGGCAAAGCATATGCCAAGGCGCATATTTCGCCGAGATTGGGGACTGCCAAAAGCAAGAGGGATCGGCTCCCCACACCAGCCAGCCCCGTGTGGCAGCATGCGAAGGAGCGGAAAATCGTCTCAGCTCGCAGCGATGATCTCTACGTCTCAGGGGCGGTCGATCCCTGGAGTAGGGCACATGGAGCCTGGGTGTGCCGCGTGTCTGGCGGATACTTCTGAATTCCCCCAGATCAACCTTGGTGTGGAAGCCAGATCTGACGCTTGGTCGAGGTGGTACGTTGCTTGTAGGGGGCTGCAGGAGTGGCATGGTCGACTATCCTCCGCCAACCTCGTTTGCTTGTGGGCTGCAGCCCTAGCTAGCAGCGTGACTCGGCGACACCACCAGAGTgctgtacgatgtacacatacatcgtacatcAGAGACGATGGAGTTGCTAAACCCCAcccccctcatcctcgtGTCAAGGGATCGCGGATCCAACACCCACACCCCATCTCCACAAGAGAAACACCTCAGCAGGTCTGGCAATGTTCCAACAAGGTCACCATTCGATGCACCCCACCCTCCCAGTCACTAATTAGCCCTTCAATCCAGTGGCAGGTAGGATGGCCCACGGTGCCCGGTCCACGAGCCCAATGCGCTTGACAACTCATGGCCGGGGACACACCAGCGTTGTGAAGGACAGCAGAGCGGCTGGAACCATAACGTCCGAAATTGAGGGGGGTACTTTGCGCCCTGGGTTACTCTGCCAAAGAACAGCCTCGGTCGTTGTTGACAAGCGCTGTTCTCCCACCTCAACAGCAACCATAGCCTAACCCCGTTGTCGCCGGGCACGCTTTCCCCGCTGGCTTTCTCCGCATTCCCGACCTCGTTGTCGGCAGGCAGGTACATCCACCTAATCCTCGAGATAAGGTGCCCCATGAGCTCCCTAATAATGACGTCTTGAGGTGGCCGCTCAACACAATCATGTCGCTCCTGAATCATGATCATGTCAAATTGGTGACCGCCAGGTTGTTTCCTAAACGGTATGGCTGGCACATGATAGCAGCATATTGAAGTCTATGGTCGCCTAAATGTCTGATGTTGGATCCATTTCCATTCTCCGTCGTGTCAAAGGTACTCTACAATTTGATTTCGGGTATGAAGCTCCCGTTAACTGCCCCTTGGTCTCCTCATAGCTTCGGATTCTTTAACAGGAAGCGAAGGGATCGAAGGGATCTGGGccgtctgcttcttcttacACGCGATCCTGCGTTGGTTTTGAATCTCCCAAACGGATAGTGGTTCCTCTTCCTACTTGTACTGCTTGTTGTGGCCTTTTTCTCGCATCGAACGCTGTAGCTGAGAATACGTCAGTCGTCAGGTATCCGGGTTGATGGAGGGAAACGAAACGTACTATTCAAAGTAAAAGTGCTTCTTCTGGTCCCTGAAGCTTGCTTTCGCCATGACGCACTCCATGGTCATCTCCTGACTGAGTCGAACGTCCATGTTATCCTGACACCATCGCTCCAAGCCTCTTGTAATGTCCCGCTCTGTCATCCGGATCAGACGGTCTGCCTGACCGTCTAGACACCACGAACTGGTTGGTGCACGGTGTACGAGTACTTTCGGAGAGATGATCTCGATGCGATCCGTTGTTTCAAAGTGTTGAGGAACATCGTGGAGCGGGTGGATGACTGCGTCCATGTTAGCCTCGAAAAGGCGTCGCGCGACATCGTCTTTTTGGCacgtgtcgtcgtcgcatCGAGGCTTGCGGTCGAAGTCATGTATGTCCAGACAGCCGTCGGGTTTAAGGGATCTGGTCCAAGCACGGGTCAGTTTGTGCCAGGATGGAGGATAAAAAGGCTCACCTGAAAGCTCTCTCGATCAGACGTCGTCGATTCTTTCTAAGTCTCGCGCTGTTGGCTATATGAACATAGCTGAACTGCTTTTGCTGAAACCACTTATGATCTGGAAGCCTATTTCTGTCAGTTAAAACTGCAACGATTGGAATACGCGGCATACCTTTGCATTAGGTTGATGGCATTTACGCGGATCGAAACGCGTTTTTCGATGTTGACGACTTTTTCGTCTCCGTATGTATTCGAAACTATTTTGCATTCGACCGCCCATAGTTCTGATTTACCGCGGACATCAAGAAAAACTGCCCTGTCAGCTGACTCGATAGGCCAACCCAAGTATAACCGGTCCAATAGCGCAGTCACtacttctccttcttcccattcGTGATTGTCGACTTCCAACAGCCCAACTGCTGAATTCGCAGCAAAGCAGATTTCGTAGGCTGTGTTCATATTCTTGGCTGAAATCTCGTCACTGACTGTCGGTCGTTCACATCTCGGATTCTGTTGATATTGTAGGTTTGTGAAGGAAGTTTATATAAAGATTTTGGATAATAGAACACGGCTCGGCCCTGGGTGTGGTTCTAGACATCCACCTGGCCTGTGAAGCCAAGGTAGAGCCTTTCTTTCATCATCTTGCCTTTGGTGTCAAGGGTCTTTGTCAGATGTGGGTCCGGACAGAAATGACCTCGCAAGGGGGCCTCTCATGACAACTAGCACACGAGCGCACCATCGCAGGCCCTGTTCAAAGTTTCGGTCCAACTGGCTGATAGGTTGCGGCAATCGATCAGTACCTGGCAAGTTGCATTCTTCAACACCAGCAATAGTGGATCGCGACCACCGGAAGTCGCCCTCCTAATTTCAGCGCTCACCAATCCCAGAAGATGTGCCAGAACCTGCTTTTTGTTGGAATTGTGCCAGTGAGTCCGAATCCAAACGAAGCCTCGCGCTTGCAATGGCGATAAGCCAACCTCCGTACTAACAAGGCATGAGCTTTGAACAGATGGAGTGATCTAACCTGGGTATAAATGTTCGGATGCGTCTGGAAACCCAGCGAAAAGACGGCGAGGCAGAGCTTGTAGTTTTCTGAAAACGACTAGTTTTGTTTGTAGGTGGGCCTGTATCAACTGGAGGTGACTGTTCGGACCCCCGGCCAATAGAACGCCACTAGAAACCAAGGTGGGAACCGGCTAAGGAGTCGTTCCTCGGTGGTCTGCTGGCAGCATCGGTGGCTTGCTACCTCCATCGACTGACAGAAcccgcaacgccgccgagcgcTGCCAAATCCTGCCCCTGTTTTTCAATCTGCCAGTACTTTGACACAAGCGAAATGTCTCACTAATCTGTATTTCTATTTGCTTAGAACATGTCTATCATCCATCCCCTATTTGGCATCGAGACAACGAGCGATACATCAGTCATTTTCCCAGATTCTCCGTTTCGCGATTTTCTCTGCGGTCCAAATGACTGCGGATAGTGTTAATGCACTCAAGCGCCACTAAATGATCCAAAATAGGGAAGACTCACAGCCTGCAATAATAGCGATTATGAAGTTCATAGATCTCCTTCAAATCCGAGGGATGGGGGTCCATGCCCGGGGGTGCATACTGTCCGGTTCTGAGAAAGAATTCTACGCAGATGTTGAAGCGATGGCCAAGCCACCAGTTGCGATAGTCCTCGCTCCACGGGCTGATGGGTAGCGTGACAATGTCTTCTTTGACGTTGACGAACCCGGCTCCCTTTAGGAGCTCCTTTGTTCTCCCAAAGTCCAGATCCTGCTTGCCGTTGTCTGTGTCTTCTCTGTTGAGGTTTTTCAAGAGCAAATTTCGGTTCAGAGTCGGTCTATCGTAGTCGCAGAGAAGCTCCAAGTTCAACGCCTCTATTTCCAAGCAGCAACCTGATTTGAGATGCCCAAATGCCTCTTTGAAAAATCCTGGCCAGTCTCTCTTGTCGCCAGGGAGCACTCTTGTATGGATCAAGTCGAACCGATCTTTTCTCCCCCATAGGTCagctcggccttcttcaaggAACTCAAGGTTTGTGGGAATACTAGGATTGCAAACTCATCAGTGAGGAGACACGTTGTGGCATTTTAAGACGTACGAGGTCGGCCGCAAGTTCGGCGCACCAAATCCCACCACCTTGCCTCCGTCTCTGTAGATCTGGCTGCAAAGGGGGTTTAGTTCTGACTCCCTCTCGGTCCGTGGAGTTTGGCAGCTTACTTGGCCACCTCTATAGCCCAAATGCCGGTACCTGTTCCGTAGTCTAGAACAAGACAATGGGATGGCCGCAATGTCTCGAAGTATTGCCCTTTGAGGGCCAACTGTGTCATAACATGATGTACGTAGTCCCAGCCATCTTTTTGAGTCTCCTAGATTTCTTTTAGGATGAAGACGCCAGTGACAAGGGAGTTGTGGAATACATCGTCGGATGTTGCTGAAAGCAGTTGGTCATTGGCTCCGCCGCCcacttgctgctgctggagatTGAAGCTGACGATCAACGAACGGACAATAATCTGTCAGCAATTGAAACATCAGTAAGCTAGACATTGGAGTACGTACCTGTTTCGCCGCATGGTCATCTTTGAGCCCTTAGGGCAAGAAGTCAGCGGCCATGAGGAAAAGTTAAGACTTGACCTCAGTCCTCGGTCAGGAAAGAAAGCCAACGATACGAACCTGGAATAATTATTCTACAGAGATTGCAGGACCAGAAGTACCAAGTTAAACGGATTCTAGCTCAAGCAAGTCCTAAGATTCACCATCAGAAATTGAACCGGAGCACTCATGACCACCTCCGATCGGGTCGGTCTCTTTGTCGCCTGCCAGCGGTGCGGGGTTCGCGTCGCGTCGCGAACAACCTGCAAGTGTTTCCAACCACGTGATCATGTACCATGCTGTGGCCAAGTCGGTTAGAGCAGTCGAAGCGGGGCAGATTTTCAACAAAGTCATGAGAGGTCCAATTAGGCAGGCTCTGCAGGCTTCGCGATGGCCGGCACAGAGGGAGGCTGAAGATGGAAATGCCACCGTAGATTGGGAGTCGCGGCTTCCTTGCGAGGACTCCCACATCGAAAAATTTACAATGGCGTGGATCGGGCAGCATGGAGATGGATCCCAATGAAGAAGGCTCGGAGTGACCGATGAACAGTGATCAGTACCAAGGAATCAGAGCACAGAACGTGAATAGATTGCACTGTGTGAGTGACCGGTCTGGTTAAATTCCTGGTCCTGTCC encodes:
- a CDS encoding Putative S-adenosyl-L-methionine-dependent methyltransferase superfamily, which produces MNTAYEICFAANSAVGLLEVDNHEWEEGEVVTALLDRLYLGWPIESADRAVFLDVRGKSELWAVECKIVSNTYGDEKVVNIEKRVSIRVNAINLMQRLPDHKWFQQKQFSYVHIANSARLRKNRRRLIERAFRSLKPDGCLDIHDFDRKPRCDDDTCQKDDVARRLFEANMDAVIHPLHDVPQHFETTDRIEIISPKVLVHRAPTSSWCLDGQADRLIRMTERDITRGLERWCQDNMDVRLSQEMTMECVMAKASFRDQKKHFYFEYYSVRCEKKATTSSTSRKRNHYPFGRFKTNAGSRVRRSRRPRSLRSLRFLLKNPKL
- a CDS encoding Putative S-adenosyl-L-methionine-dependent methyltransferase superfamily; its protein translation is MTMRRNSFNLQQQQVGGGANDQLLSATSDDETQKDGWDYVHHVMTQLALKGQYFETLRPSHCLVLDYGTGTGIWAIEVANQIYRDGGKVVGFGAPNLRPTSIPTNLEFLEEGRADLWGRKDRFDLIHTRVLPGDKRDWPGFFKEAFGHLKSGCCLEIEALNLELLCDYDRPTLNRNLLLKNLNREDTDNGKQDLDFGRTKELLKGAGFVNVKEDIVTLPISPWSEDYRNWWLGHRFNICVEFFLRTGQYAPPGMDPHPSDLKEIYELHNRYYCRLHLDRRENRETENLGK